A single window of Methylobacterium nodulans ORS 2060 DNA harbors:
- a CDS encoding aminotransferase class I/II-fold pyridoxal phosphate-dependent enzyme — MPASLTPSLDAFAEAKLAGLNAAGLRRRLVPTARTGGARAERGGRPVVSFSCNDYLGLATHPAVVAAARAALERYGAGSGGSRLVTGDHPVFAELEAELARRKGHEAALVFGSGYLANLGITPALAGAGDLILIDELGHSCMWAGTRLSGARTLPFRHNDLKHLEALLARERGEARHALILTERVFSMDGDRAPVADILDLARSFDAWTLVDDAHGLGVVGPDATAPLEMGTLSKALGSYGGYLCASRAVIDLLTSRARSFVYTTGLPPASAAAALAALRLIEAEPERAARPLALARRFTARLGLPEAQSAVVPVLVGEAEAALALSRALEARGFLVVAIRPPTVPAGTARLRIAFSAAHAEAEVDALAQALSELGAAG, encoded by the coding sequence ATGCCGGCTTCCCTCACCCCCAGCCTCGACGCCTTCGCTGAAGCCAAGCTCGCCGGGCTCAATGCCGCGGGCCTGCGCCGCCGCCTGGTTCCGACCGCCCGCACGGGCGGCGCCCGGGCCGAGCGGGGCGGACGGCCGGTGGTCTCGTTCTCCTGCAACGATTATCTCGGCCTCGCCACGCACCCGGCCGTGGTCGCGGCAGCCCGCGCTGCGCTAGAGCGCTACGGGGCCGGCAGCGGCGGCTCGCGCCTCGTCACGGGCGATCATCCGGTCTTCGCCGAGCTCGAGGCGGAACTCGCCCGGCGCAAGGGCCATGAGGCGGCGCTGGTGTTCGGCAGCGGCTATCTCGCCAATCTCGGCATCACACCGGCGCTGGCCGGAGCGGGCGACCTGATCCTCATCGACGAACTCGGCCATTCCTGCATGTGGGCGGGCACGCGGCTCTCGGGCGCCCGCACCCTGCCCTTCCGCCACAACGATCTTAAGCATCTCGAAGCGTTGCTCGCGCGCGAGCGCGGCGAGGCGCGCCACGCGCTCATCCTGACCGAGCGCGTCTTCTCGATGGACGGCGACCGCGCGCCCGTGGCCGACATCCTGGACCTCGCGCGGTCCTTCGATGCCTGGACCCTCGTCGACGACGCGCACGGGCTCGGCGTGGTCGGGCCGGACGCCACGGCGCCGCTCGAGATGGGCACCCTGTCGAAGGCGCTCGGCAGCTACGGCGGCTATCTCTGCGCCTCGCGGGCGGTGATCGACCTCCTGACCTCGCGGGCGCGCAGCTTCGTCTACACGACCGGCCTGCCCCCGGCCTCCGCCGCCGCCGCGCTCGCTGCCCTGCGGCTGATCGAGGCCGAGCCGGAGCGCGCCGCCCGGCCCCTCGCCCTGGCGCGCCGCTTCACCGCCCGCCTGGGGCTTCCGGAGGCGCAGAGCGCCGTCGTGCCGGTTCTCGTCGGCGAGGCGGAGGCCGCGCTCGCCCTGTCGCGGGCCCTCGAGGCGCGGGGCTTCCTCGTGGTGGCGATCCGCCCGCCGACGGTGCCCGCCGGCACGGCGCGCCTGCGCATCGCCTTCTCGGCAGCCCACGCCGAGGCCGAGGTCGACGCGCTGGCCCAGGCCCTGTCCGAGCTCGGGGCGGCCGGGTGA
- a CDS encoding bifunctional helix-turn-helix transcriptional regulator/GNAT family N-acetyltransferase, producing MTELSSSADEAIAAVRAFSRFYTRQIGLLDEGLHRTAFSLTEARVLYELAHRDGLTATELGQDLGLDAGYLSRLLKRFAAQGLVMRTPSAEDGRRHVLALTPAGRAAFAPLDEASRREVGAMLGRLADSDRTALVRAMRTVQRLLGEAPASVRLRPFRPGDTGWIIHRQGRLYAEEYGWDDSFEGLVAGILAGFVASHDPARERGWVAERGDEPVGSIFLMRQSETVAKLRLLYVEAAARGTGTGRQLVETCLAFAREAGYRQVTLWTNDVLVPARRLYENAGFRLTERAPHRSFGTDLVGETWTLDLDARPRDLTPPPVPPDCAA from the coding sequence ATGACCGAGCTTTCATCCTCCGCCGACGAGGCCATCGCCGCGGTGCGGGCCTTCAGCCGCTTCTACACGCGGCAGATCGGCCTTCTCGACGAGGGGCTGCACCGGACTGCCTTCTCCCTCACCGAGGCGCGCGTGCTCTACGAACTCGCCCATCGCGACGGGCTCACCGCGACGGAGCTCGGCCAGGATCTGGGGCTCGATGCAGGCTATCTCAGCCGCCTGCTCAAGCGCTTCGCCGCCCAGGGCCTCGTCATGCGCACGCCCTCGGCGGAGGACGGGCGCCGCCACGTGCTCGCCCTCACGCCGGCCGGGCGCGCGGCCTTCGCGCCCCTCGACGAGGCCTCCCGGCGCGAGGTCGGCGCGATGCTGGGGCGGCTCGCGGACTCGGACCGCACGGCGCTGGTGCGGGCGATGCGCACGGTGCAGCGCCTCCTCGGCGAGGCGCCCGCGTCCGTCAGGCTGCGCCCCTTCCGCCCCGGCGATACCGGCTGGATCATCCACCGGCAGGGCCGTCTCTATGCGGAGGAATACGGCTGGGACGACAGCTTCGAGGGCTTGGTCGCCGGGATCCTGGCCGGGTTCGTGGCGAGCCACGATCCGGCCCGCGAGCGCGGCTGGGTGGCCGAGCGCGGGGACGAGCCGGTCGGCAGCATCTTCCTGATGCGCCAGTCGGAGACGGTGGCGAAGCTGCGGCTCCTCTACGTCGAGGCGGCGGCACGGGGCACCGGCACCGGCCGGCAGCTGGTCGAGACCTGCCTCGCCTTCGCGCGCGAGGCCGGCTACCGGCAGGTGACGCTCTGGACCAACGACGTGCTGGTCCCGGCCCGGCGCCTCTACGAGAATGCGGGCTTCCGCCTGACCGAGCGCGCGCCGCACCGCTCCTTCGGGACGGATCTCGTCGGCGAAACCTGGACGCTCGATCTCGACGCGCGACCTCGCGACTTGACACCGCCGCCCGTTCCGCCCGACTGCGCCGCATGA
- the bioD gene encoding dethiobiotin synthase, with translation MSTLFVAGAGTEIGKTYVTAALTRALRASGRPVRALKPVASGVPDLSDPDFSASDTALLLAAQDLPVTPETVAAMTPWRFAAPLAPDLAAAREGRSLALADLVAWCETAIAAPAPGTAVLIEGVGGLMSPLTAEATGLAWLKALRLPVLLVSGSYLGAISHALTAIETLHHHAVDLRAVVVSETPGAPTPPETVAEAIARHAGVRVLCVARGGGFPAEGLDVVPA, from the coding sequence ATGAGCACGCTCTTCGTCGCGGGCGCCGGCACCGAGATCGGCAAGACCTACGTCACCGCGGCGCTGACCCGCGCTCTCCGGGCGAGCGGCCGGCCGGTCCGTGCCCTCAAGCCGGTCGCGAGCGGCGTGCCGGACCTGTCCGATCCGGATTTCTCCGCGAGCGACACCGCTTTGCTCCTTGCCGCGCAGGATCTGCCGGTGACGCCCGAGACGGTCGCGGCCATGACGCCCTGGCGCTTCGCGGCGCCGCTCGCCCCCGACCTCGCCGCCGCGCGGGAGGGACGCAGCCTTGCGCTCGCCGATCTCGTCGCGTGGTGCGAGACCGCAATCGCGGCCCCCGCCCCGGGCACGGCCGTGCTGATCGAGGGCGTCGGCGGCCTGATGAGCCCGCTCACCGCGGAGGCGACCGGCCTTGCATGGCTCAAGGCGCTCCGCCTGCCGGTGCTCCTCGTCTCGGGCAGCTATCTCGGGGCGATCAGCCACGCGCTGACGGCGATCGAAACCCTTCACCATCACGCGGTGGATCTCCGCGCCGTGGTGGTGAGCGAGACGCCCGGCGCCCCGACGCCGCCCGAGACCGTGGCGGAGGCGATCGCGCGGCATGCCGGGGTCCGGGTGCTGTGCGTGGCGCGGGGCGGAGGCTTCCCCGCGGAGGGGCTCGACGTCGTTCCTGCCTAG